A segment of the Necator americanus strain Aroian chromosome IV, whole genome shotgun sequence genome:
ttttggatttcgatCTGTTTGATTTCTTCTTACCAGTTTTCCTCGACGATTCTTTTGTCGATCCATCGGACCTATAGGTCTTTACAGAAGTTTGTAATGTAATGAGCCTAGAAGAATAAAGTAGTGTTAATTCAATAAATAACTACTGGCTTCAGGAATAGCTTCTGGCGTTTCTTAAGGGTGAAAATGAGACCTCCGCGAACATTATATTCCGCAAACAGTCTTTCTGAGCAAAGATAGATTCGCACCTCTTCTCCTCGCGTGACAAAAATCATCATGAAGATTTTCTACTTGAACCTCCACTGTCCGTCAACTCCTGTGTAAATCTCGATCGTCTTCATTGGCGAAGCACCACCACGATTCGTTCAAAAGTGTTCAAAAAGACAATGCTGACAGTGTTGTCGATCGAGGTGTAGACGCGTTGCATGTGAACACAATAGCCAGTTGCTACCGCTAATGAACCACCATGATACATGACCATGATATACATACCATGACCATGATCTTTTtcatcccccccccccacctcACCGTACCCAGATGAAAGctggtacgacaaggcgataatATACAACAGAAGCTGTTCACAGCTGCATTACAAcagataatgaaatcacttgttggaaagaagggaGCACACCACCTCCCGTTCGGCGTTGGTGTGAAAGCGAAAAGCGAACTGACGCAGCAATTACTGATATACGAATGTGGAAAACTCAGCACAAGaactaaaggataaagtgtctggagtTTATGTTtgtcgcttgggatgcgcaaccggaatttcttcatttcaaaatcgtttgaggaaCACATTAACATGAACGCATATTTAGCaaatataatgacttgcgggagctggccgatgtatcaagtcagtgtttttatcctctcagacaaatgTGCTACCAATTTACGATCCCGGttgaatgaaaggcttggttggcagtagTGGGTAAaagaacctccgatcgatcatgctgcagcTACAGCGGAATctcctaccgactgcactacgcTGCACCGCACCAACTGAGCGCATATTATCGGAAATTGGAGGGAAGAAGAAGATCATTCTATCATATTAAATGATATTCCATCAGAGGCTTATCGAAGAGTGATATGGTGAGTGATAAGAGTGATATGCAAGACCTATATCAACATCAGAAACTTCACACATATGAGGACTACAACAAAAACATGCTTCAGGAGTAATACTGGCTTACTTTTACTTGAACGGTGGGCGAATTTTGTGAATGCCGGTTATTCGCATCCTAGCTGAGGTGGATTGTCCTTGAACCTGTTTGGGCCCATCCTGTTCACCCTTCAGCTGGAGCTCGCTCAGAATCTATCCATACGTTCCTGTTCATTATTCTGCGAAACTTCAcatctcgcctgaactgcttGTCGATGCCAGGTCTCTTGAAGTCTTCCTTCACCACTTCCGTCCAGTAATTTCTTTTACGTAAGGATGGCCTTCTCCAGTTTAGGTCTAGCACCATCTTCAGGAAAACCTGAACGAGCCGATCCGATGGTCTCCTTATAATGGAGCCAAGAAAGCGAAGGTGGTTTTTTGCGACTACTTTAGAGTAAGAATACGGACATCATTGAACAAAAGTTGCCAAGCATCCGTCTAAACAGCTTCCTTTTCATGCAGCCGAGCTTCTCCATCACCATTGACAGCGTTGCCCCAGTCTCCGATCCgcacatcatgatagggcgaattgtGGAAAGGTAGACAGCTTGATTTCGTTGtcgagggggggggggggggtagaCCACAGGTAATTCTCtaaggagttgaatgcagaaGCGCCCTTAGAACATCTTTCCTGgatatctctctcgtagctgccgtcgTTTCTTAGCGAGTAACCCAAATAACACAACTCGTCCAGAATCCAGCATTGTATGTGGATCCAGGTTTTGCAGATGCAATGGCGAACTTCTTTCTCGGCATCAAAACTGGGAGCGTCTTCTTTGCAGCATCCTGAACACAACCGGTAAGGGAGTCGGCGTCCTCAAGCGTCTTTTTGGCCCGCGCTTCAATATTTATCGACACTCGTTGGTGGAACTTCTTACCGCATCCTTCCTCTTCCAGTCCTGCCAAGCCGATCTTCGATTGATGTTGAACTCAACTACTCCTTTTCTGGAACATCACCATCAAGCTGAGAAGAGCtggctctagattttcggatatccgacaagaaaatgtttcttgtcagaacgtagtcgagctgaactTTAAGAGTTGTCATTTTCCGTTGGAGCTGATCTTCCGGCATTTTCCAAGCACGTCGGACTGTTGTTGGGGACTGTTGTTAAAGGGGTTGCCCATTGCCAGGTAAGCTGATAGGGTCAATGATTCCTCTTTAACGTGGATACAATGATGGGATTCATCTGCTCACAAAGATCTGCCAGACTAATGCCGTTATCCGACTTCCGCTTCGCGGGATAATAACATTTTCCAGGACTGTTCTTCGGGACACATCTTCGCGTTCGCATTAGTTCCGCTGCCGACGATAACCGCCTGCTGGCTGGGTCTTAAAGTGTTGAATTGATCATAAAAAGCGCATTTGTGATAGTCCTTAACTGTCTCCGTAGGTGTACGAGCATTGCGATCAGCAGCACTTGCGAGCCAGAGTCGGTGTCCTCTGCGACCCAGCATTCGTACAAAGGCGCTTCCTCACGACGTTGGGTCAAATTCCTTCACCATTTTATTGTAGTCGTTTTTCACCGCGCACCCTCCTATTTTCTTGTCACCAGCATCGCTGCAGTATTTGTATAGTTTTTGTGCTGATGACAAGAAGTACTCTGATCCGCGTTACCTGCAATAAAGCAAACGGCGCGTGAGGTGTCGCAGGAGTCTGTGCCGAGATGCTTCCTCGAGTTCACTCGACTGCGAGCAGTTCAACGTCCCGAAACAGATGTTTGTAGCCAAATATTTTATGCTCTCTCTAGGCATTCGACTTATAAGAGTATAAACTCAGGCAgcgtgctggacgacagcacgtTTTCGCCATGTTTGGGAAGCTTGCACCATATAGCCACCACGAACAGGTAACAATAACAATTGTATACGCGGTCCCGGGCAAACACTaatatgcatatattttcacatatCTCATTATTCCACTCATTTCATTCCCTATCtgttttcaactttcaacttcAGTAACTACATGCACAGCAACTTGCAAGGCTTAAATGAATTCGATCAACGATCTAAGTAGACATATCAGTCCATACTACTTTTTGTAATTCTATGAActcttttctactttctaaAGCGTTTTCTCGCTTCACTTCTATctttttcacataaaatcaACTTAACTGATTAGATGTGTGGGTGCCAAACAAATACCTCTGCGTCTTCGAGATAAGGGTTAGATCCAATGCGTGCCTGCGAGGCATTCTTCGCATCATCTATTATATTCTTCGTGTCTCGTCAGAGATTGGATGCCAATTCTGGTTATTTGGATGTGCAATAAGAAATGCCTGGTAAGcgagaaaagtaaaagaataaGTATGAAatcgatcagtgggacattttttgaaacatctcttgcatttcCGGAGATGTATGGGTGGCTTCAATCTAACAATTCAAAACAGGATAATAAACTTTTCCATCAACATTTCTGAACAGTATTCAACTTATGCATACTTCTTAAACAACTCTGCTTTATACAAAGTTTAATCAAATTCTGTCATTATTCACCTTTCTTTGTTGTTCGATCTGTGTTCAAACTGGGCAGGCGCAGCGGCAGAAATACGCAAATAGGCGTACAGAGTGTCATGGCCGGGGCTTCAAGAAGACGTAGCCCAAGAGGAGCAACCAAGCTACTTTGGCGATTATGACGCAGTCAGGAGTCGAGGATGCAATTATCGATGCTCATTAGACTTCTGGATACGAAGCGGCGCGCCACATGGACACTTCCAGACCGTTCTCAAGATTGCTATTGTGCAAGGAGAAGGAGCTTTTCGTGATGACACCGCCTGCAGCTTGCCTTCACGCTTCAAAAAGTGAAGCTTGACGTTGAGGGCTGACCAACATCTGCCTCGTTATTTAGCCCACGTAGCCACCCCCAATCCACTCGCATTTATACGCATATGCATGCTACGTGCACTAGAAAGGTTACTCTAATCGATTGCATGTTCTTCGCTTTTCGAATTTGAATATCTTTCGTACTTCCCAATTGTTCTAGTGTATGCTCTACATCTCATGTGGTGAACTGGATACCATGATGCACCTCGTGAGTGTTTGAATTACTGTTTGCCGTGGCGCAAGTGTGTTCGACACggtgctaggagtatccctcAAGCTGGAGCCTGCAAGCTGATTATTCCGGGAGATCCACAGCGGGAAATGAAAAGATTCGAATATCGAGTGATTTTGATAGGCTGTCAGTGGAGAAGttaataaacataatatatTTGTAGCCGATGATCTGGCGGAATAAAGagaacttgattttacatccatACTCCTTTGATATCgctacaatttggaaacattactCGAGGTATAGGTTTCTATCTCCTGTCCCCTAGCAATAAACGTAGAATGACGTAccaacatgaaatgacgtgagcGTTATCATCGTATTAATAAGGATCAAGTTCTGGTTTtttcagatcacgtaaacaacAAGTATTTAATCGGCCGTTTACACGCAAATTTCCAGTTTCTGGGGGAAGGACGTTACCAACCTAATGAGGAAAGCGTGCAAAAGAATATGCATGAAGGGGAGTGTAGCGGCAGCGGTAAGGCGCAAGAAAAGGAGCAACAGCACAACTATCTAACTCTGTTGTAGCTGCCTTACCGGTCTCTGGAGTTAAGTCACCcacatataaaataaacagacATAGATAGACAAAATAACCTTGTTATTATAAGAAAGATGTTATATAATACCGCGCCTAGTCCGTGTGCGTTGTGTCTGCGCCTTTGCGCGCGAAAATGCTTTTATTGTACTGAATTTACCATAGGGATCTTTGGAAGATTGGTGCGTTGATGTTGAAAAGTTGGAACAAGAGAGCGTTTAAGATCTAAGGATTTGTACATCAGTGAGATCGCGGGAAAGTATAATGAAAGATATATCGACATCATTTGATCGAACAACTGAATAGgggaacaaataaacaagacGCTGCAAGTTGTCCGATGTGTGTTGCAGCTCCATCCGTCATGCTTAAATGGTAGTTTCATGGGTTTGAAATAGTCACACGTTTTAACTATGACTGCAATgaatcttgtttatttttaccaATTAcctttatacaaaaaaaagttaaaaaaaagtaagcatatgtgtgaaaaaaatcaacagaagCAATCACCAAAAAAGTTACATACGTGTGGCTTCAACCGCATAAAATGGCAATatgactccaaaaaaaaagaaaaacggaacATTTCTCAATATTTGAAATACCTACACAGAACCACGCCTTTAATTTGTATTGATAATAATACTTGAATTTGAAGACTTATATACCCTTAGGGTTTAAAGAAAGGGAACCAACAACTAAACGAGCAACTTATGCGTGTTCCTGAAGACCGTAGCATTATTTACAGTCatgcgcggtgcagttgcgcaagcggctgcatTCGAAGTGATGCAGTGAAAGGTAACGGTTAGAATCTAGGGGGACCCTTGCCAgcaccattcctcgctgtagttTGCGGTCCCACCACGACTCAAACCACTTTCTCCACAgcgcctcttcgagcgcagccacatACGCAATTGtcccgtgcttcatgtggttttggcCATACTACATTTTCAGATTTCTCAGAAGTCGTTAAAATTATCAAGAGCGGGAGTAGAGACCAAGGTTTGTCGACAAGCCAAAACACACGCCGAGAACCATtgctttttcatatttatttgtttagccTAGTTTTTACCATGAGATTCTCTCAGCGCTGTTCCTCGTTATTTCGGCTCTTCCCCAAAACTGTGATAGAGCTGCGCGAAATAATTGAAGTCTTCGAGTTCAACACCAAAGTTTAGGAACAGTTTAGCGGCTGAAGTGGGTTAGTGGCACTTCCATAAATGAAAAACTGATTTCGATTACGGTTTACTCCCTTTTAATCCAGAAGTGTTGCTTTACAGAAGAGCAGCAGAAAAACGTAACTAAAGTGTTAATTTACTACCTACCCTTGTAGCTTCGAGCCAGTCCCTGTTGAAGCGTGCTCAGCGGCCAGAATTTCATGGACATCTGTGGTCAAAAATACACATTACTCTGGAGAGTATGCTAGAAAAATGTCACAAACGTGAAATACATCTAGTTGAAGCTACTTCCTCATCAGCGGCACGCTTCTTTTCAccagattttttgtttttcttctttgggCGCAATCGACCACATCGAGAACAGCGTTCTCTTGATTCTTTTGGACAAGGCGCCGATTTTTCAGGAGGAATATGACTGGGGGACAGCAGCATAGTTAGTAAATGAGACCAACTCATCCAACTTTCGTTGAGAATTGTTCTTATCAGGTATCAGAGAAGGAGCAAGCTTTCTAGCCCTTCTATCAAAACAATCATTTCTGCACAAATTTAGGCCTGGATACTACAGTGCCCAACAATGCAAATAATTTGGTTCCATAGATTATGTAAGGCACGGTTTTGAACCACCGATCACGCAGATGTACTAGTTCCCTCTCATCATTGCACTACATTTGTCCACAGGGTAATCAGCAGAATTGTTTGCTGAATTGGTGAAGTTTAGGTACTGCTGGAACGGCTCGTCGGCCGTACCATGTTGGACATTCAGATGGGGTCGGCAACTTGGGCTAATTGTCTCTATGTACGGTTTTTAATGAATTTCGGCGTGAATATGATTCAGTATGTTTTCTCAAAGATAGCGCATCTCGATGCTGACGTGATACGGATACCCTAGAGAAAAATAGAGTTTGGGTTGCAGATTTcggaaacgagcgtggctCCGCCCATAATTCCCTAATTGCTCGATGATGGCGTAGGAGACAGCTTtgtttcctacgaaatcagttatAACGTGTCCATGTGGAAGATGTCAAGGATTGATCAGCTCTCCTCCACAGTATATTtaagtaaaactaatgaatatgCTGCTGAGAAAAACAGAGTGAGTACAAGGGTTTGCATTCTAACATAACTCGTAGGAACTAGATtggttcccacgctgttttcagGACGACTACGAGAAAGTGAGCGGTTCCACGCTTGCCTCTGTAATCTGCGACCTAACCTCTACTTTTTTCGGTCTCTGTATCAATTTCGTAGTACGCTCTTTTCAAGGTTGTGCCGATAACTCCACACCACGTTTATCTACGGCAAGAAGTCGTCTGATCCTAAGGCGGGTGTCGGTATCCATATTCGCTCTTCACGATCACTGCATGGTAGGCGCGCCCTGATGGGCGATGCGGTCCTTGCACTAGAACAGGAGATTGCAAGGTTGAGGATAGAGGCTTaactgatatatatatatatatatatatatatatatatatatatatatatatatatatattagctGGTAACTTGTAGACTTCTTGACATCGATCATCCCGTCTCCTAGATGAGTCTTCTAGGATTTTTGTCTATGGATGCAAAATGTTCCATTTTGATAACACCTCTAGACATTCCAGAACGAGAGGCGCGTCTCTCGACTATTTTTCCGACGTTAAGGACTGGAAAGTTGGAAACATGCTTATGCTAGATGCATAACATACAAACGAGAGCATACTTATATTAAGTACACAGcatacaaaacaacatgaatgtATGGAACATAAATGTTCTAGAATGCCTCACCAGTCATATATAATGACCTTTCACTCGGAATGCTTCTCGTAGAATATTCTAGAAGATCTACTCAACTGTATATAATGGACTCTGAAAGCTCACCTCGTAGGATGTTCTAGAAGACCATCTCAGTCGCACAtaagaaaagtgttttttttttgtaagaggAGACTATtttaacaaggaaaaaaaataacactaaTTCCTTATAGTCTCTTCATTCCTTTCCTCATCATACGCTACATCTACATGTACAGTTGCTTTGTCTTTCATTCCTCTTCCTCTTGTAATTTCAAAGAGAAGCAGTTTTCAGTCTGCTTCGCCATGTAAACTTCCGGAACATGCTCTGTCTGTGGTAAAATCCCGTTTCTAATGCAAAACCTCTACAAGCACTCGCTCATTATGCACAAATGCTTAGACGATCAAGTGCAGGAGGTCaaaaatgttgtgaaaaaGCCTGTGTACCTGCCTGAAAAGGGGAAGTGTTCTACTTGCCGAAGGATATACTTGTCTTCAGTGGAACGAAAAAGCCTTAGAAGGCAGATTTTTCCTATTTAATAGAAGTTGCACCGTTTTGCGCATGTTTTCAGAATGTACATCGAGACAATGGTGCAACAACATCAACAGCGGTGGCAGATACAAGAATTAACAGAACCTCCATCGACAACCAGCACCGGTTGAGAACGATA
Coding sequences within it:
- a CDS encoding hypothetical protein (NECATOR_CHRIV.G14056.T1); translation: MLLSPSHIPPEKSAPCPKESRERCSRCGRLRPKKKNKKSGEKKRAADEEVASTRYVHEILAAEHASTGTGSKLQGLITLQTSVKTYRSDGSTKESSRKTGKKKSNRSKSKKSKSKRSKSKRAESKRSKSKMSKSQKSTANNCSERERSGEATVSKYMKKHGYRKYTMYRDKRGRFVRVPRRN
- a CDS encoding hypothetical protein (NECATOR_CHRIV.G14056.T2), yielding MLLSPSHIPPEKSAPCPKESRERCSRCGRLRPKKKNKKSGEKKRAADEEVASTRYVHEILAAEHASTGTGSKLQGSDGSTKESSRKTGKKKSNRSKSKKSKSKRSKSKRAESKRSKSKMSKSQKSTANNCSERERSGEATVSKYMKKHGYRKYTMYRDKRGRFVRVPRRN